A section of the Burkholderiales bacterium genome encodes:
- the hpnD gene encoding presqualene diphosphate synthase HpnD, which produces MTPDEYCASKAARSGSSFYYSFRLLPEDRRRAITALYAYCREVDDVVDEVHDPVVARAKLAWWRLEVASIFGGTPAHPVAQALVPVVRKHGLVRDQLEAVIDGMTMDLDQVRYADFADLERYCHRVAGVVGLMSAEIFGYEDAATRGFARDLGIAFQLTNIVRDVGEDARRGRIYLPTDELARFGVSASAIQAARMEPGFVELMRFQIARARSWYDRAMGQLAARDRKSQRPSLAMAAIYRTLLDEIERDGCRVLDRRIALTPLRKLWIAWRVARTG; this is translated from the coding sequence ATGACGCCCGACGAATACTGCGCCTCGAAGGCCGCGCGGAGCGGCTCGTCGTTCTACTACAGCTTCCGCCTGCTGCCGGAGGATCGGCGGCGCGCGATCACCGCGCTCTACGCGTACTGCCGCGAGGTCGACGACGTCGTCGACGAAGTCCACGATCCCGTCGTGGCGCGCGCGAAGCTCGCGTGGTGGCGGCTCGAGGTCGCGTCGATCTTCGGAGGAACCCCGGCGCATCCGGTGGCGCAGGCGCTCGTGCCGGTCGTGCGAAAGCACGGCCTCGTGCGCGACCAGCTCGAGGCGGTGATCGACGGCATGACGATGGATCTCGACCAGGTCCGCTACGCCGACTTCGCCGACCTCGAGCGTTACTGCCATCGTGTCGCCGGCGTCGTCGGGCTGATGTCGGCCGAGATCTTCGGCTACGAGGATGCGGCGACGCGCGGCTTCGCGCGCGACCTGGGCATCGCGTTCCAGCTCACCAACATCGTTCGCGACGTCGGCGAGGACGCGAGGCGCGGCCGCATCTACCTTCCCACGGACGAACTCGCGCGCTTCGGCGTGAGCGCGTCGGCGATCCAGGCCGCGAGGATGGAGCCCGGGTTCGTCGAACTCATGCGTTTCCAGATCGCACGCGCGCGAAGCTGGTACGACCGCGCGATGGGACAGCTCGCCGCGCGCGATCGGAAGTCGCAGCGCCCGAGCCTCGCGATGGCGGCGATCTACCGGACGCTTCTGGACGAGATCGAGCGCGACGGCTGCCGCGTGCTCGATCGGCGCATCGCGCTCACGCCGCTGCGCAAGCTGTGGATCGCGTGGCGGGTCGCGCGGACGGGCTGA
- a CDS encoding FAD-dependent oxidoreductase produces the protein MGAAASMRPRVSAPVAVIGGGWAGCAAAWTLASRGIPVVLHEAAPVLGGRARRVERAGIPIDNGQHLIVGAYESTRTLLRRVHGGRVDPGLLRQRLAIVPFAPDSGSLALRAPRLAPPWNLATALALARGPRLSERVDALRWLRTLHLSGFERDGGETVDAMLSSLPPRIARGLFAPLALAALNTPTSRASARVYAHLLDRISRAPGGSDFLLPILDLSELLPEPTARRIEARGGEVRLRSGAIVVAASDDGVDIRSGGATWRAAAAIVAVGPHQLGHALAPGLAELPAAVDALAAVGAMRYEPTATIYLGFRERLRLRSRIHRLDDAPGQWLFDRRDVLERAPEAAAARVLRGLVAVVISAGGAHDDLDAKALAGRVHMQLKRLRASFPVPVWSQVIVERRSTFACVPGLRRPASPVLGPRLHLAGDYLDPALPATLEAAVASGEAAGHAVARALRHG, from the coding sequence GTGGGAGCCGCCGCCTCGATGCGCCCGCGCGTGTCCGCGCCGGTCGCCGTGATCGGCGGCGGATGGGCGGGCTGCGCCGCCGCGTGGACGCTCGCGAGCCGCGGCATCCCGGTGGTGCTGCACGAAGCCGCGCCGGTGCTGGGAGGCCGCGCACGGCGCGTGGAGCGCGCCGGCATTCCGATCGACAACGGGCAGCACCTGATCGTCGGCGCCTACGAATCCACGCGCACGCTCCTGCGGAGGGTGCACGGCGGACGCGTCGATCCCGGATTGCTGCGCCAACGGCTCGCGATCGTGCCGTTCGCGCCGGACTCGGGTTCGCTCGCGCTGCGGGCACCCCGCCTCGCGCCGCCGTGGAACCTCGCGACGGCCCTCGCGCTCGCCCGGGGACCGCGGCTTTCCGAACGCGTCGACGCGCTGAGGTGGCTTCGCACCCTCCACCTCTCGGGCTTCGAACGCGACGGCGGCGAGACCGTCGACGCCATGCTCTCGTCGCTCCCGCCGCGTATCGCCCGCGGCCTGTTCGCTCCGCTCGCGCTCGCGGCGCTCAACACGCCGACCTCCCGGGCGTCCGCGCGCGTCTATGCGCATCTGCTCGATCGCATATCGCGCGCGCCGGGCGGATCGGACTTCCTGCTGCCGATCCTCGATCTGTCCGAACTCCTGCCGGAACCCACCGCGCGGCGCATCGAGGCCCGCGGCGGCGAGGTGCGGCTGCGTTCGGGCGCCATCGTCGTCGCGGCGTCGGACGACGGCGTGGACATCCGCTCGGGAGGAGCCACCTGGCGCGCCGCGGCGGCGATCGTCGCCGTGGGCCCGCACCAGCTCGGCCACGCGCTCGCTCCCGGATTGGCCGAGCTGCCCGCCGCCGTCGATGCGCTCGCGGCGGTCGGCGCGATGCGCTACGAGCCGACGGCCACGATCTACCTGGGGTTCCGCGAGCGGCTTCGCCTGCGCTCCCGCATCCACCGCCTCGACGACGCGCCGGGCCAATGGCTCTTCGATCGCCGCGACGTCCTCGAACGCGCACCGGAAGCGGCCGCGGCGCGCGTACTGCGCGGTCTGGTCGCGGTCGTGATCTCCGCAGGAGGCGCGCACGACGATCTCGACGCCAAGGCGCTCGCGGGACGCGTGCACATGCAGTTGAAACGCCTGCGAGCGTCGTTCCCGGTACCGGTGTGGTCGCAGGTCATCGTCGAGCGGCGGTCGACGTTCGCCTGCGTGCCCGGACTGCGCCGGCCCGCTTCGCCGGTGCTCGGGCCGCGCCTCCACCTCGCCGGCGACTACCTCGATCCTGCGCTCCCCGCGACACTGGAAGCCGCGGTCGCGAGCGGCGAGGCCGCAGGGCATGCCGTGGCGCGCGCGCTGCGCCACGGATGA